A stretch of Paludisphaera borealis DNA encodes these proteins:
- a CDS encoding Uma2 family endonuclease, with protein MSIATPPGTETVADLLKRLGDVPPSRVRMVPTPGTATEKDVIRFHNRSREGRLFELVDGVLVEKGMGFHESRLAVLLAYYLGSYLREHDLGVILRADGTIRLFPGVIRIPDTMFISWERVPKTGRGSGEIPTVAPDLVVEILNTSNRRREMERKLDEYFRAGVRLVWYVDPRRHTVRAYTARHDFTTLTIDDELDGGDVLPGFRLALADWFAQAEQTGPKA; from the coding sequence ATGTCGATCGCGACGCCTCCAGGCACCGAGACCGTGGCCGACCTGCTGAAGCGGTTGGGCGACGTCCCCCCCTCGCGCGTCCGGATGGTCCCCACCCCCGGCACGGCCACCGAGAAGGACGTGATCCGATTCCACAACCGCAGCCGCGAGGGACGGCTCTTTGAGTTGGTCGACGGGGTGCTGGTAGAGAAGGGCATGGGGTTCCATGAATCGCGGCTCGCGGTTCTGCTCGCTTACTATCTCGGCAGCTATCTCCGGGAGCACGATCTCGGCGTGATCCTGAGGGCCGACGGCACGATCAGGCTCTTTCCCGGCGTAATCCGAATCCCCGACACCATGTTCATCTCGTGGGAGCGTGTTCCCAAAACGGGTCGAGGGAGCGGCGAGATCCCGACTGTGGCACCCGACCTCGTCGTGGAAATCCTCAACACGTCGAACAGACGCAGGGAGATGGAGCGCAAGCTTGACGAGTATTTCCGGGCCGGCGTGCGGCTCGTCTGGTACGTCGACCCCAGACGCCACACTGTCCGCGCCTACACCGCGCGCCACGATTTCACCACGCTGACAATCGACGACGAGCTCGACGGTGGCGACGTCTTACCCGGCTTCCGCCTCGCCCTCGCCGACTGGTTCGCTCAGGCCGAGCAGACCGGCCCCAAGGCTTGA